From the genome of Acidobacteriota bacterium, one region includes:
- a CDS encoding CDP-alcohol phosphatidyltransferase family protein — MTLTLPNLLSMLRMGLVPLFIIAVMNGHPGQALVLMIVAGITDFLDGVMARRLEQQTLLGSYLDPIADKLLLTSAYVVLAVPGIHPGVTIPVWVTVLVLARDISILGIALVLSLTVGKRRFPPTWLSKVNTAVQVAAVLLVLVSGLWSLAATAALIAVHLAGLSTVLSGLQYGHRVARWQSPPADGAAPDTH, encoded by the coding sequence TTGACCCTCACGCTGCCCAATCTCCTCTCGATGCTCCGCATGGGGCTGGTGCCATTGTTCATCATCGCGGTGATGAACGGCCATCCGGGCCAGGCTTTGGTGCTGATGATCGTCGCCGGCATCACGGACTTCCTGGACGGCGTCATGGCGCGCCGGCTGGAGCAACAAACCCTCCTCGGAAGCTATCTCGATCCCATCGCCGACAAGCTCCTGCTGACCTCTGCCTACGTGGTGCTGGCGGTGCCCGGCATCCACCCCGGGGTGACCATCCCGGTGTGGGTGACGGTGTTGGTGCTGGCGCGGGATATCAGCATCTTGGGCATCGCCCTGGTGCTCTCCTTGACGGTGGGCAAGCGCCGCTTTCCGCCCACCTGGTTGAGCAAGGTGAATACGGCGGTGCAGGTGGCGGCGGTGCTGCTGGTGCTGGTCTCCGGGCTGTGGTCGCTGGCCGCTACGGCGGCATTGATCGCGGTGCATCTGGCGGGCTTGTCGACGGTGCTCTCCGGTCTCCAATACGGTCATCGGGTGGCACGCTGGCAGTCTCCGCCGGCGGACGGCGCGGCTCCCGATACCCACTGA
- the hfq gene encoding RNA chaperone Hfq, with protein MAKHNINIQDGYLFQNLKEGQTLQVDLITGRDMVGRLKRFDRFAIVLETEGKESLVYKHAIATITVA; from the coding sequence ATGGCGAAGCACAACATTAATATCCAAGATGGCTATCTATTTCAGAATCTCAAGGAGGGCCAAACCCTCCAAGTGGATCTGATCACCGGACGCGACATGGTGGGGCGCCTCAAGCGCTTCGACCGGTTTGCCATCGTCCTCGAGACCGAAGGCAAGGAGAGTCTGGTGTACAAACATGCCATCGCCACCATCACCGTCGCCTGA
- the miaA gene encoding tRNA (adenosine(37)-N6)-dimethylallyltransferase MiaA, translating to MPPIFAIVGPTATGKSDLAMRLARELDGEIINADALQVYRGFDLGTAKPSPEEQAEIPHHLIDILDPRERYSAGEFARRARLALEQIEARGRAALVVGGSGLYIRALFEGISPIPPGDPKIRRRLRQRLDEEGLEVLQGELSEVDPVTAGKINDGDAQRVLRGLEVALATGRPLSSWVASRPFGSEPLPAVKVGLTLPREVLYDQIERRARKMVAEGWLDEIQRILAAGVPVDAPAFQAIGYRQLLRHVGGEWSLEQALSATIQATRRFAKRQMTWFRKEPGIRWLPAQDLTFSCSQLLSVHLVRDLGGSNGEAQH from the coding sequence ATGCCCCCCATCTTCGCCATCGTAGGTCCCACCGCCACCGGCAAGAGCGACCTCGCCATGCGTCTGGCTCGAGAGCTGGATGGCGAGATCATCAATGCCGACGCGCTCCAGGTCTATCGGGGATTCGACCTTGGCACCGCCAAGCCGAGTCCCGAAGAACAGGCCGAGATTCCCCATCACCTCATCGACATCCTGGATCCCCGGGAGCGCTATTCGGCGGGAGAATTCGCCCGCCGGGCGCGCCTGGCCCTGGAGCAGATCGAGGCCCGGGGGAGGGCGGCGTTGGTGGTGGGGGGCAGCGGCCTCTACATCCGAGCTCTCTTCGAGGGCATCAGCCCCATCCCTCCAGGAGATCCGAAGATCCGCCGCCGGCTGCGCCAGCGTCTGGATGAGGAGGGGCTGGAGGTTCTCCAAGGAGAGCTCTCGGAAGTCGACCCGGTGACCGCCGGAAAGATCAACGACGGGGATGCCCAACGGGTGTTGCGGGGCTTGGAGGTGGCATTGGCCACCGGGCGGCCGCTATCCTCCTGGGTCGCCTCCAGACCCTTCGGCAGTGAGCCCCTGCCGGCGGTCAAGGTTGGTTTGACGCTTCCGCGGGAGGTTTTGTACGATCAAATCGAGAGGCGGGCTCGAAAGATGGTCGCCGAAGGCTGGTTGGACGAGATTCAGCGGATTCTCGCGGCCGGCGTTCCGGTGGACGCTCCCGCCTTTCAAGCCATTGGCTATCGGCAATTGCTGCGGCATGTCGGTGGCGAGTGGTCGTTGGAACAGGCGCTCAGCGCCACGATCCAGGCGACGCGGCGCTTCGCCAAGCGGCAAATGACGTGGTTCCGCAAAGAACCCGGCATCCGCTGGCTGCCCGCGCAGGATCTCACCTTTAGTTGTTCCCAATTGCTTTCAGTTCATCTCGTGAGAGATCTGGGAGGGTCCAATGGCGAAGCACAACATTAA
- a CDS encoding peroxidase family protein, whose amino-acid sequence MLRLIVRPNPSPLGALAVALGLLLGFSMSINAQPAQPPAQATAGGDTVRAEARISTAAPSVLSPRVRQGRLEIDRQRLAEAAPYRSLDGTGNNLLDSETGATYTTLLRLLPSDYGDGISSLAGPDRPSARAISNLVTAQPSSFTNDGGITDYLWQWGQFLDHDMDLTEGNDPPEAANIVIPMGDPFFDPEFTGTATMSLNRSVYDLTTGTGVDNPRQQLNEITAWIDASNVYGSDEFRAAALRTLDGTGRLLTSSGNLLPFNTLGMPNAGGDGPELFLAGDVRANEQAGLTAMHTLFVREHNRLAQEIALAEPSLDGEEIYQRARRMVGALMQAVTYNEFLPLLLGPDALPPYSGYRPDLDARISNLFATAAYRFGHSALSPVIRRLDAQGEEIQEGHLPLRDAFFAPHRIADEGGIEPILRGLASQACQVPDPMVVDDLRNFLFGAPGSGGFDLTALNIQRGRDHGLPSYNDTRRGLGLPPAAGFSDITSDPMMSQRILQAYGDVEQVDLWVGGLAEDAVPGSMLGEVFTLVLVDQFTALRDADRFWYQRILSPQELAEVESTRLSDIIRRNTPIGDEIQDDIFLLP is encoded by the coding sequence ATGTTGCGTCTCATTGTCCGCCCCAATCCTTCCCCTCTTGGAGCCCTGGCCGTGGCTCTGGGCCTCCTCCTCGGCTTCTCCATGTCCATCAACGCCCAGCCGGCCCAGCCACCGGCGCAGGCTACGGCCGGTGGCGACACCGTGCGTGCGGAAGCTCGGATCAGCACCGCGGCGCCCAGCGTTCTGTCGCCCCGCGTCCGGCAGGGACGCCTCGAGATCGACCGTCAGCGGCTGGCGGAGGCTGCCCCGTACCGATCTCTCGACGGCACCGGCAACAATCTGCTGGACTCGGAGACCGGCGCCACCTACACCACCTTGCTGCGCTTGCTCCCGTCCGACTATGGCGACGGAATCTCGTCCCTCGCCGGTCCCGATCGCCCCAGCGCCCGGGCCATCAGCAATCTGGTGACGGCTCAGCCCTCTTCCTTCACCAACGACGGGGGCATCACCGACTATCTCTGGCAGTGGGGACAGTTCTTGGATCACGACATGGACCTCACGGAAGGCAACGATCCGCCGGAGGCGGCGAACATCGTCATCCCCATGGGGGACCCTTTCTTCGACCCCGAGTTCACCGGCACCGCCACCATGTCTCTGAACCGCTCGGTCTATGACCTGACCACCGGTACCGGCGTCGACAATCCGCGCCAGCAGCTCAATGAGATCACCGCCTGGATCGACGCTTCCAACGTCTACGGCTCCGACGAGTTCCGCGCCGCAGCTCTGCGCACCCTCGACGGCACCGGCCGCCTGCTCACCAGCAGCGGCAACCTGCTCCCGTTCAATACCCTGGGGATGCCCAACGCCGGCGGCGACGGGCCGGAGCTCTTCCTCGCCGGCGACGTGCGGGCCAACGAGCAGGCGGGACTGACCGCCATGCACACCCTCTTCGTCCGCGAGCACAACCGCCTGGCCCAGGAGATCGCTCTGGCGGAGCCGAGCCTCGACGGTGAGGAGATCTACCAGCGGGCCCGCCGCATGGTGGGAGCGCTGATGCAGGCGGTGACCTACAACGAATTCCTGCCCCTGCTCCTGGGCCCCGACGCCCTGCCGCCCTACTCCGGCTATCGTCCGGACCTGGACGCCCGCATTTCCAACCTCTTCGCCACCGCCGCCTACCGCTTCGGCCATAGCGCCCTGAGCCCGGTGATCCGGCGCCTGGACGCTCAGGGAGAGGAAATCCAGGAAGGGCATCTGCCGCTGCGGGACGCCTTCTTCGCCCCCCATCGCATCGCCGACGAAGGCGGCATCGAGCCGATTCTTCGGGGCCTCGCCTCCCAGGCCTGCCAGGTGCCGGACCCTATGGTGGTGGACGATTTGCGCAACTTCCTGTTCGGCGCGCCGGGCTCCGGCGGCTTCGACCTCACCGCCCTCAACATCCAACGCGGTCGAGATCACGGGCTGCCGTCCTACAATGACACTCGCCGGGGGCTGGGACTGCCGCCGGCGGCGGGTTTCAGCGACATCACGTCCGACCCCATGATGAGCCAGCGCATCCTGCAGGCCTACGGTGACGTGGAGCAGGTGGACCTGTGGGTCGGTGGCCTGGCGGAGGATGCGGTGCCGGGATCGATGCTCGGCGAGGTCTTCACCCTGGTGCTGGTCGACCAATTCACCGCCCTGCGGGACGCGGACCGGTTCTGGTATCAGCGCATCCTCTCGCCGCAGGAGCTGGCGGAGGTAGAGAGCACCCGACTCTCCGACATCATCCGCCGCAACACCCCCATTGGCGACGAGATTCAGGACGACATCTTCCTCCTTCCCTGA
- a CDS encoding response regulator transcription factor: MPTKILIVEDDRPIAELVAKNLSAAGFHCQQVHRGDEALLAAEGLCPDLVILDLLLPGLDGLEVMRALRRQGDVPVLLLTARSSESDKVLGFELGADDYLTKPFSTRELVARARALLRRTGGAQERELEHGDLRIDPARRKVLLSGGEVELTSLEFDLLHFLAARPGRVFSREALMDQVWGSGRVVDDRSIDSLVSRLRRKLEPEPSQPRYVQTVWGAGYRFPESS, from the coding sequence ATGCCGACCAAGATTCTGATCGTCGAGGACGATCGACCCATCGCCGAGCTGGTGGCCAAGAACCTCAGCGCCGCCGGCTTCCACTGCCAGCAGGTGCACCGTGGCGACGAGGCTCTGCTGGCCGCGGAAGGGCTCTGCCCGGACCTGGTGATCCTCGACCTGCTGCTGCCGGGCCTGGACGGCTTGGAGGTGATGCGGGCCCTGCGCCGTCAGGGGGACGTGCCGGTGCTCCTGCTCACCGCCCGCTCCAGTGAAAGCGACAAAGTCCTGGGCTTCGAGCTCGGTGCCGACGACTACCTCACCAAACCCTTCAGTACCCGCGAGCTGGTGGCCCGGGCCCGGGCGCTGCTGCGGCGCACCGGTGGCGCCCAGGAGCGGGAGCTCGAGCACGGGGACCTGCGCATCGACCCGGCGCGCCGCAAGGTGCTGCTGAGCGGAGGCGAGGTGGAGCTCACCAGCCTGGAATTCGATCTCCTGCACTTCCTCGCCGCCCGCCCCGGCCGGGTGTTCAGCCGCGAAGCGCTGATGGACCAGGTATGGGGCTCGGGGCGGGTGGTGGACGATCGCTCCATCGACAGCCTGGTGAGCCGGCTGCGCCGCAAGCTGGAGCCGGAGCCTTCCCAGCCGCGCTACGTGCAAACCGTGTGGGGTGCCGGCTACCGCTTCCCGGAATCGTCCTAG